DNA from Sorex araneus isolate mSorAra2 chromosome 6, mSorAra2.pri, whole genome shotgun sequence:
tggtttgtggtctgatgttgaggtctttaatccattttgatctgacttttgtgcatggtgtcaggtcaaggtctaagcccatttttttgcatgtggttgtccagttgtgccagcaccatttgttaaagaggccttccttgctccacttcacatctcttgctcccttatcaaagattagatgctcatacatttggggttgtgtgtagggatattccaccctgttccattggtctatggctctgcctttgttccagtaccatgctgttttaattgttactgctttgtagtaaagtttgaggttggagagggtgatgcctcccatcgtctttttcccaagaattgttttagctatccgtgggcatttgttgttccatatgaattttaggattgctcgatccatttctttgaagaatgtcaataCCTGACCTTTTGCCAGTGTGTAATTCCCACCACcaagtcctcagtttcccttcattACCCAGAGTAAGCCTACCTCTATAGTAGATATTGTTCTCTTTTGTATTTCCCAGTTTTCCTTTTTAGGCACAGTGGTTTGCAAGACTGTTACTAAaagagtatcatgcatatcacctGACCTCCTTTCACCACCAGATCTTAATcgaagtgatcatttccaacactTATTATGTTGaccttttcttggttttgggccacacccagtagtgttccgggtttattcttggctcctCAATCAGGAACTGTttgtggcaatgcacaggggaccattggggtgcCAGTTTAAACTGGGATCAGAGgtctacaaggcaagcaccctacccattgtactatcactctgacccagaaGCTGAAATTTTTTTTGACCTAACATTCTGATTCCTTACTTTTCTAGTCAATTTGTTTAATTAAAGCAACTTACAGACTCCAAATTAACAGTCCCATGGAATTTGCTAACTATAACTATATTGGTCTGTATGTACATAAAGAAAATTCACACTGAAGAAAATTAATGCAGGCCAATAAACAGTTTGAGTtctagcatttcttttttaattttaatgagtcatagtgagatactgttacagacttaacaaattTTTGTCATTACCTTTCAAACAACgtttgagtacccattcctccactagtgcccattctccaccaccaatgttctcagtgttCCTCCCgccaaccccaccccttcccactccctgcctctgtgacagacacattccctcttactctttctctcctttttgggtgttatgctttgcaacacaggcactaagcagccatcatgtttggttcatagcctactttcagcaggcatctaccatcccaagtgatccatccaaccatcatttgcttgGGAGTTCTCACATTTCTTAAGTTAGACACTAACCCCAAAGTTCTCATTGAATTATAGATCAACACTCATGGACAACacaagctggggatcaaaccacacTGGATGGTCAGATTTTATCCTATTGGGATTCTTCTCTCAATCAAATCACCCtgctcttctttgtaccttcattTTTGTGGTTTTCCTGCTGGCCTTGTCTGGAAACAGCATTCTGATCCTTCTGATACACTTGGATACCAATCTCCATACTCCAATGTACTTTTTCATCAGGCAGTTGTCTCTCATGGATGTCATGCATATTTCAGTCACGGTGCCCAAGATGCTCATGAACCAAGTCATAGGTGTAAACACAATTTCACCTCCTGAGTGTGGGATTCAGATGTTCTTATATCTGACACTAGTAGGTTCAGAATATTTCCTTCTTGCAGCCATGGCCTATGATCGATATGTGGCCATCTGCCGTCCACTCCATTATTCTAATCTTATGAGCCATAAAATATGCTTTCTTTTGGTATCTGCCTGTTGGTGTCTGGGATTGGTGGATGGGCTCATGCTCACACCTGTCACCATGACGTTCCCATTCTGCAGATCCCGGAAGATCCAACATTTCTTCTGTGAGATCCCTGCTCTAACGAAGCTTTCTTGTTCAGACACAACTCTCTATGAGACACTTATGTATCTATGCTGTGTCCTCATGCTTCTTGTACCTGTAACAGCAATTTCAAGCTCTTATTATTTAATCCTTCTCACCATCTACAGGATGAACTCAGCAGAAGGCCAGAAGAAGGCCTTTGCCACTTGTTCTTCTCATATGATTGTGGTTACTATTTTCTATGGGGCTgctgtgtacacatacatgcttCCCAAATCCTATCACACACCTGAGAAGGACATGGTGGCCTCTGTTTTATACACTATACTAACACCTGTTCTAAACCCATTCATATATAGTTTTCGGAACAAAGATGTCACAGCAGCTCTGACAAAATTGGTGAGTGGGGGAGTTCTTAAGCGCTGAAGTTTAAAGTAAGCTATTTTATTactaattaatgtttttcttctttttacacATCAGAGttgtatattttgttatatattatttCTCAGATTATCATATAATAAGTTTTCATCCATATTCTGTTCAGATTtctatgtttgtttgggggccacaccacatACTTCTCAGGATTTAATCCTACATTTGCACTCAATAAGCCTCCGGTAGtgttcagaggaacatatggaagccagggatggaatcaTAAATATTGTACTCTCTGCAGGTACCTGTATTTAGGAATTGCTACAATAATCAGGTCACTATTTTCCTTCATTGACACATGTTGACACTACCATTAAGAGAAATTGAAATGTAGAAAGGGAGTTTCCTAAAACATACTTTTCTCTCAGGAAAAATGAGCCAGAGATTTCCTACACTAAAagtatatgttcatatatgtttAACCGAACTTCTGGGAACTTCAAAGTTACGTATTCTTTTGCTATAAACCAGagctcatttttttcctccctcaatGGAACCCatttaaaatagcattaaaatcaaaagaaaaccagTGTAGAAACAATGAAATTATCTCAGGAGAGATGAATTAAGGCTTTACAACACAGCTATGACGTGCACTATGTTGAACTACATTTATTCTGGTATATCCAAATTATACACATATGAGCCTCAGATATGAGTTAACATATACCTGGACCACTCTATCTTGCCCCCATGACACAtcgtaagacactccctacccattttccataattaccagaccatatttgatgggattcagacaGTAGGGAAAAaatcatggaggaaaatatatatatatatatgtgtatatatatatgcctctcagagagcccagcaagctaccaagagtatcccgcccacacggcagtgcctggcaaggtacccgtgacgtttttgatatcccaaaaacagtaacaataaggagtttcattcccctaaccctgaaagagcctccaatacggcagtgttaggaaagatgagtaaagagagactgctaaaatatcagggctggcctcttggaaaacaatatggatgcttctcaaaaaattagaaattgagctcccatttgacccagtaataccactgctgggaacatatcccagagaagcaaaaaagtatattcgaaatgacatctgcacttatatgttcatggaagcactgtttacaatagtcagaatcaaGTAAAAACTCgagtccctgagaacagatgactggttaaagaaactttggtacatctatacaatggaatagtatgcagctgttagaaaagatgaattcatgaactgtggagagcctccacaggaccgtgcttcataaacaacacctgtttcttgttaattgcaccgtgcttcgaaaataactcctaataaggaaacaggatgtcctgtcatgcccacaaggtgtaactagcctatcagctgcagacacttgggcataaacaagcagcgagaggtatataaggagggaagctgcctaactagtgggttcccccctggttcctcctcgttcgtccttcgttcctcctcttttccgtttgcatgggaaggtctctgaataaatcgctgcaagaagaatctccgggttgcgtgttattttacaatgaactttgcatataagtggatcaacatgaaaagcaTCATGCTaggtggaatgagtcagaaagagagagacagacatagaaagattgcactcatctgtggaatataaaataacagtgtaggaaactaacacccaagaatagtggaaataagtaccaggaggttggctccatggcttggaagctggcctcacatgctgggggaaaaggcagctcaggtagagaagggaacaccaagtaaaatgtggatggagatcccgctcgggaagggagatgcgtgctgaaatggccactcaatacccctgttgcaaaccacaacacccaaaaggagagagaaaacaaaaggaagtaccctgccacagaggtggtgtgaAGTGGGGTGGATAggattgggggcagggagggatactgagttcattggtagtggagaatggacactggtggagggatgagttctcgaatgttatatgaaggaaaaacaagcacgaaaatgtgtgaatctgtaattgtaccctcaaggtgattcactaattaaaaaacaaacaaataaataaaaataaaatattgaggctggaacgaatggagacattactggcacccaaacaaggaaatcgatgaacaacaggatgacagtgatactgttatATCCAAATTTTATGTCCATTTGCTCCAAAATATAGTcactttttcctttgaaattcatTGGATCTCCAATTGCAATAAAAGGGGGGACAAAAAAGAAG
Protein-coding regions in this window:
- the LOC129405735 gene encoding olfactory receptor 2T29-like, coding for MDNTSWGSNHTGWSDFILLGFFSQSNHPALLCTFIFVVFLLALSGNSILILLIHLDTNLHTPMYFFIRQLSLMDVMHISVTVPKMLMNQVIGVNTISPPECGIQMFLYLTLVGSEYFLLAAMAYDRYVAICRPLHYSNLMSHKICFLLVSACWCLGLVDGLMLTPVTMTFPFCRSRKIQHFFCEIPALTKLSCSDTTLYETLMYLCCVLMLLVPVTAISSSYYLILLTIYRMNSAEGQKKAFATCSSHMIVVTIFYGAAVYTYMLPKSYHTPEKDMVASVLYTILTPVLNPFIYSFRNKDVTAALTKLVSGGVLKR